A window of Felis catus isolate Fca126 chromosome A3, F.catus_Fca126_mat1.0, whole genome shotgun sequence genomic DNA:
ATGTGAGTGCTAGCTCAAACTTTAAACTGTGGTTATTTTACCAGAAAAATGCCATTCTTGGTAAATACACTGTCAAGTTTTTCTAATGTCTGGTCTTCGAAGCAAATTTACTATTTTCATGTGTACAGTAAATGcatatcatttataattttttaaactattaaaggATATTTGGAGGATTCTTAAAAGGAAACTTACAACAAAATCAATGTGTTTAAGAGGCACTCAGCTGATTTAGTTCACATATTTGACATTCTATAGTTTAGATGGCCTTAGAGACTCAAAAATGCTTCAACTAATGTACATTTACCAATAGTTAAAATCAAACATGACATTCACATCTGACATATCTCTAGGCATCTGGGCAAAAATACACATGGAGTGACATGAGTCATTAAAGAGTAAAACACATCATATTTATTGATACGGAATAATTTCTAAGATACATTAATATATTGGTACAGAACACCTCCAGAAGGATCTACAAGAAATTAGACACTGTGCTTGCCTCTAGATATAAGAACTGAAGTCTGGTCATTAGGGTAGAAAGCCGACTGACTTTTTCACTCTATACTTTTGGACTATTTCACCTTTTTAATTAACCACTGAAATTCCtaccttaaaaaataacttatttaaatacacacacacacacaatctgttGAATTAGGCTTAGGTGGGATCCTTGAGAGCAGAGGACTGATTGCCTTTATTTAGGATTCCACTTGCCTAGGATTTTATATATAGTGAGTGCTCTACAAACATGACACTTTTCTAAAACAGGTAAACTTGATtcaaagcattttatatatatatatatatatatatatatatatatatatatatatatatttaaggaaatgttcaaaaaaataaaatcacaacctcagaaaaagcacaaaaattcACAAGTattccaaatttaattttaaaacatagcaTAATGTAATAAATACTAGATAAATAAGCCACAATTTCATCTCCAGTCTTAGGAAAACCTCTTTGTTACTCTGgacttgttttttaatctataataTAATGATGCCAGTGTATAAATGGGGAGGTTAGAGTATAAACATTTTTGATATTAAAGAGTTTGGACAGGTATAATGCTGTacaattcctttttgtttttaatgtgtttttgtttattgtgatataattaatgtgatataattcacataccacagaATATATCTATTTAAATCACACCATTCAATGGTTTTAGTAAATTCAGAATTTTGCAACCATCACTGCAatcaactttagaacattttccttatccacCCACTTCCCCCAAAAAACCATCCCGTTAGCATTCATTTTCCCTCCTGCATCCTCaacctcccctcctctcccataTCTCCCATAGCCTTTGGTAACCATgagtctactttctgtttctacagATTATAGACTTACCTATTTACCTACTTGGAATTTTGTACATAGATTGAATCATACATGTCATCTTTTCCAACTGGCCTCTCATTTAGCATGCTTTCAAGGTTTATATTGTAACaggtatcagtacttcattttcttcttagtgccaatattccactgtattgatataccacattttgtttacccattcatcagttgatggacatttgggttgtttccactttggggctattatgaattatgctgctatggacatttgtgtaaaggtttttgtgtggacacaggtcttcatttctcttgggtatatttTTGGAAGTGGttctgctggatcatatggtaactatGTTTAACCATTTAAGGACCCACCTAactttttccaaaatggctgcctcattttacattcctaccagtagGATAGGAGGGTTCCGATTTCTCCACATCGTCACAAACGCTTGTTATCCGTCTTCATGATTCTGGCCATCCAATTAGGTGTaatgtagtatctcattgtggttttgatttatatttttctgataacTAATGACTTTGAGTTTTtccatgtgcttactggccatttgtacatcttcagagaagtgtttattcagatatatttattcatttgttttttggggtcgTAAGAGCTATTGAGACACATGTTTCTAGTTACAAGTCCTCTATCACATTtatcacttgaaaatattttctactttttatgggttgtttcttcattttgatggTATCCTCTGAAACACAAAAATTGTTGGTTTTAATGAAGTACGATGTATTTACTTTTGTTGTCTGAGCTTTTGGTGCCAGatctaagaaatctttacctaatccaaagtcacaaagacgtatgtctatgttttcttctaagagttttgtagtttgcaaccaggtctttgatccatttttgagTTAATATGGTACGAGGTAGTGCTCaaaattcatccttttgcatatggatatccagtagTACCAGTAGAATTTCTCAAAGAAAACTGTTTCCCCATTGAACTGTGTTGGTACTCTGGTTGAAAATCAGTTGAACATAAATGTTAGGGTGTATATCTGGACCCtcaattccattccattgatctataggTCTACCTTTATGCCATTACAGCACATTCTTCATTACTGAAACCTTATAGTAAGTTTGAAATCAGAATCAGGAAGGGCAagttctctcatttctttttttttaaaaattgtttcaccTATTCTGTGTCCCTTAAatttccatatggattttagaaTCAGGTTGTACTCTGGTGCAAATAAATCAGCTGGAATTGATGGAGATTGCTTCAAATCTGGAAACTAGTTTGGGCAATATTGCCATCTTAATATCAAGTGGTCTGATCCAAGAAcatgagatgtctttccatttattaggtgttcttttttttgaacagtattttgtagttttgagTAAAAattttacacttcttttgttaaattaattccaaagtattttatcccttttgatgctattgtgaacaGAATTTACTTAATTTCATTAGTATTATTCACTGTgggtatatagaaatataattgatgttTGCATattgatcttttatttattagttctaatagtttttagtGGGTTCATTAGAATTTTGTAGATACaagatcttgtcatctgcaaataacaACAGTTTTACTTTTTGCTTTCCAACCTGGTTACCTCTAGAGTTTTTGAATGCtaaataaatttatgtaaaaCTTAATATTTAGAGTTATTGAAGTTAATATTGtacaaattcacttttattttttaaaaagagaggaaataaagtgctacagaaacaaaaaaaaagaaaacagaaaagccaaTAAATTGGAGGAAAGAAACCTGGTTCCCACACCATTATTAATTAGTTGTGTGATCCTGAACAAATTTCTAAGTCTCTTCTCATTATACATTCTATCTTGCAGATCTTTTTCCATTTGGCATACTGTGAACTCCCGGGGTCATGTAAGAAGTAGCTTTCCTCAGTTTAGTCAGCCATTATAACCATGATTTTTcctaatgattttgagcatcttcctccttttccatttttgccCCTCATGAAAAGAGTAAGATTAGCACAACTGGAAGAGCACCCTAAATGTATCTTCATATTGAGAGAAAATACAACTCTCAGGAAAAGCACAACAGAAGACATTGAGAGAGAGTAGGCAATTACAAAGAGTTATCCTCTTGGGAacaagctgaaataaaaaagacaaaactttagAGGTTTgtgaacaaaatgaataaaagtgagCAAATAGATGAAGCATTTTCCTAGTactgtattaacattttaaagctttaaagaaaaatcaagaacgatataaaaatggaaaagtatattttagaaatgtacaTTATCTGAAGTTTTTCTCACAAGGATCACCTTTTAAAACCAAAGTTTTAGGTAACGtcttttattacaattttaattaaaaatggaaaagagtgtCTCATGACATACAGAAGCACATTACATTTTTATGCCAAATGCAGAGATTATGTATTTATGGTACTAGAATACTAcgttatatttaaatatttttaatttcatttcaagaGTTTTGGAACCTTAGTTTTAATCTTTGACATAAAGGAAGAGGACTACCCAAACAAGTACCACAGTCACCTTTGTCCTTAGGATGCTGTAGAAAACCCAGAGAACCTTTAGCTGCATCTGGGAAACAGTCTTCCTTTCCAGCTGTGTCATAAGCCTGGGCACActgttcagtttctttaatacgtattttaggattattcaatttgttggcatCATCTTTCTTGAACGGGGCTGGATAATGCTTCTGAGAACGAGGCTTCATTTTTTGAGTTGTGTATTTAGCTTTCCCTAACACTGGGACACTTTCTTCATCAGAGGAATGTCTGTCAAGGCAAACACTCTTCTTCATTACACTTTTCTGAGTGGTTTGCACATCAACTTTTCTATTATAATCTAAAGCGGTATTTGATGGTCCAACTCTGGAGGTCTTTATTATTACTGGGTTATTGACAGAATAAGGTACAGAAGtattcattttatagttttcttgaaATAGATAGTCTCCTTTTAGAACTTTAGATTTTCTAgattcattttgcaaatgatttCCTAGAAGATCCTTTGAAAGATGTGATTGACAATCTGAACCATTGTTAGCAATATAAGATTCTTTTATGGTAACTAGGGACAAAGTCTTCAGGTCGACATTTGGTTGTGCATTATCCGGAGGATACGATGATTTTATACGTATTCGTTCCTTTAAAGGCAAATCTTGAAGATGTAAATCAGTAATGCCAGAAAGTAGATGTTCTTCAGTATCATCAATCTTTTGAAGATCCCTATCCAATACTTCATTAATGTCTGTGGTGCACCATTCTGATGCAAAGGACGATTGTtctgggatatttttaaaattttcagcgATGGCTGTTTCAAGTTCTGATTTTAAACCATGAGAGGAAGTGTTTCTTGGAATAGCTGGAGAATTACTAAAAGAAGTACCTTCCCAGTCAATGGTGCTTAAGTGTAGATCAGCAATCACCGATACATTATAGGATGAGGTACTAGGTTGAGTAGATTCTGGAATTAGAGACTTACTGACAGCTGTAATTTGCTGCATAGGCAAAGGTCCTGGAGAAAACATTAAATGTTCTTGTGTATTCAAACAAGGAGTATCGTCAGGTAAAAGCAAGCTATTCAATGATGCAGAAATAGATTTCTGGGATAATGGACAATGAGGGGTAATTTCCAAATTTAACTTGGAATTCTGCTTAGAAAAGATGTCACATGTGGGGTTTAAAGTCATCTGTGACTGGAAATTCTTATTATCTGATTCTGGccaattgttttctttatgcTTAATTTTCaagcctgaaaagaaaaaaatacagcattattAAAATCGATATCATTTTCCCTAccttgagtaaataaataaagagtgcAGATCAGAAATTTTCTGTATGAgcaatttttgcctttttttgtctCAGTGTATTCCTAGAAACTATATTATAAtcataacaaaataattattattatattttttttaattttttttttccaacgtttatttatttttgggacagagagagacagagcatgaacgggggaggggcagagagagagggagacacagaatcggaaacaggctccaggctctgagccatcagcccagagcccgacgcggggctcaaactcacggaccgtgagatcgtgacctggctgaagtcggaagcttaactgactgcgccacccaggcgccccaacaaaataattattaacaaaatattataaaatattttcttttggaaacaatgttataattgaatttttttctcatcaagttcttggaaataaagaaaatgtatttataatccAAAAGATGTTATACATACTAGTTGCTCGCTAAGTGGTTAGTACAATTACTATTAACACTTGGTTTATTTAGCAGTCACAGAGTAGAATGGTTTACTCATGGCTTTAAACGAAATatgtcaaggggtgcctgggtggctcagtcagttaagcatccaactttggctcaggtcataatctcatggtctctgagtttgagccctgcatcgggctctgtgctaacagctaagagcctggaacctgcttcagattctgtgtgtgtgtgtctgtctctctctctctctctctcccctcttctgctcacgctttctctctcaaaaataaataaacattaaaaacatttttaaaaatttttgtaaaagaagTATTTCAAGACAAAGAAGCAAGAGTATAAtcctagctcttgatttcatagAACTTTCAGCAAAATATAGACAAGATAGATTCAAATAGAACATTAAACATTTGTGTGTGGTATAAACAGCTATCAAATGTGATAcgtacttttttgtttcttccctttcatttctaagttttgtttttggtaaacaGCAACAATCTCGGGATAAGCTGCTTCAAACAATGATAattcttctattgtttttagAACCAATTCTCCATGTTTATCTTCCATAGCATAATGttctaaaagattaaaaatgcagTAAAAACAGCCTTAACTGAAGGTTTGTAAAATTCAATTTTTCTAGGTAACTAAATCATGAGCAAATCGACGATTCATTACAAATCTTGCTTTACAATATCTCTATTCTAATAATTTATTGATACTAGTGCAGAATTGATTTTCTTCTGCCTTGCAAGACCTGGAAAATGATTCCTTTCAAAATTAGAACTTTAAATTCTCTTGCTTTAAAGATGGTACTTACAGAATAGAAAACTTTGTTTAGATAAGGTTAGTTGGTTTGAATTCAGTAGGAGTgttaaaatttccagaaaaagagTGGGAACAGACAGTTTCCTAAAACCACAACATTAACTTTCTTTAGTGGTGGCTTCTGAAAAGAACAGAATTGAGGATATGCTCAGGCTCACTGGACTCACAAGTGGCTGATACGTGAAAATGAGAATGCTTGCATGTTGAATTTACAATAAGGTATATAAATAGTAGGTTAGGTACTTATGTTTATCCTACATGAGTGCAAAGCTGCATGAGAAGCCACACTATAGTGAAAATATTAGTTGATGAGTTTAAAGTACAAAGAGAGGAAACAGGTAACTTAAACTATTTCCTAGTTAAACAGCTTGCTTACATCTTCTCCCTTAAGCAATAGAACCCACAAGAACGATGCTCGATTCTGGACAGAGATGTACTGCCGAACTGGGTCAATgctattttctttcctgaaaatatACGACAGTTGGTGGAACTGTTCCTAAACAGTCTTCAAAATTCTTCAGCTATTTTCCTGTTATTGCTTAGAGTAGTTTATCTAGTTCTTTATAATTTCATTCTTCAAAATCATCTACAACTTAAACTTTCATTGACAAATCTACTGCCTCACTTATTCAAATATAGTCACACAATCTAACTTCAAAGCCAGACAGAAATGAATTTGGAATcactttccattttaaatgatCTGTGCTTTCCCTGCCTTCAGTTTTGGAGGTAGCTCAGAGTTCACTGCGTTTTTGTCTGCAGCAAAATAAGAGTAATTTGACAACTATACATccccataaaaacaaaacagagtaaaGAAGGAGAAGACAGCAGCATTTTCTTAATAGAAATCAAAACTGCTTCCATATTATATtcttaaacattacaaaataaaggTCAACTtaaggtattaaaataaaattacttgaaatttctaatatttactaTTCATCAAAACTTATTTAAATAGCACAGGTAAACTATGAAATCAATCCTCAGTGAATGtgatatgtctttattttttacatacatacatgttttatatatgtatacaatatttGCTAAACATATACGATTAAATGTTACAAAGTTTGCCTAAAGTGAATACATACCAGGCTTTTCCCATTCTATTTCCAAGCAATGAATTCCATTTCTGATTCGGGTTTTaacaattctgaaaaacaaattcttCTAATGAGGTCCAACTGCAGTAGGTGTTTGGAAATTTCCAATTTGTAGATTATTCAATTTCCattgatttttattctatttttataatattctaaaAATACTATAAAGAATTATGACATAGTTATTACTCTGACTAGTTattcaaaagataattttattgtTAAGTGTACAGAGTTTGTAATTGTTTTACCCTATCAGATTTCATTATTATTCAGTGTTCCTCTTTTCCATAATAATGATCTTTcttttaaagcctattttttgTTAATAAGGAAGTTTAATCCAGTTACATTTATTGTGACTACTGATTTAGCTGGACTCATTCGTACatcttgttttgtgtttcttttttcaacatttttttttatttttgggacagagacagaccacgaacaggggaggggcagagagagagggagacacagaatcggaaacaggctccaggctctgagccatcagcccagagcctgacgcggggctcgaactcacgggccacgagatcgtgacctggctgaagttggacacttaaccgactgcgccacccaggcgccccttgttttgtgtttctgttaCCAAGCTTTTTCTTTGGtacttcccttctcctccttcctgtaTTCTTTTGGTTTGACAATTTTACTTTcctattttatgtattaattttgaagagagagatCGTATTTCTGGTGTTTTAGTGGTTACCCTTCAGTGTTTACATGTATACTTTGGAAGTTTTagtttattatcatcatcatataTTAATCATCAAGCATTATGCagctatttatatacatatttttccaatttattaaATTAGCTAatacattttattgatttctctttattgatTGACCACTGTTTTTTGTTATCCACATCATCCctctaggttcatttttcttcttgcttagATACATCCTTTAACAGTGGTTTTAATGAGGATCTGTGATTTACTCACCAACCAGTAAATCATGCATTAATGATGTCTAGGTTGCCAATTATTTTTACTCAAAGCTTTGAAATGTTACTCTATCATCTTCTGGCATCTATTAGTGTCATGAAAGATTTGTGTTATCAGATTGACATTCCTTTGtagtttatcttttttctttgatacTCCCCCCGCCAAACTTTCagcttgaaaattttcaaacctttagaaaagttgcaagaataacACAATGAACACTCACATACCCTTCACTGAGTTTCACCAATTCTTAGTTTTTGTTCCTCATTcactttacatttttgtttcctttctggtcCATTGAAATAGTTCTATGGTTAAGCTTGGCTATATcactttatgtttatttcttttaataatctgGTATCACTATTTGTTTGAGTAGAAAAGTGTGTGAAGGCACAAACTTACTATATTAGGTTGACTATAAGCCCTGAAtaagcttttaatattttctactaGACCTTTACTCCAACTTTGTATAATGGAGAGCTATACACCCCGCTATTAAAGATATTAAGAAGATTATTTTAGATCATAAGATAGTCAAATGGAAACACAAAGACTTCTTCATTCAATTCTTTATATTACCGAATCGGCTGTAGTTGATTAGAATTCCTTCTACCAAGCTTTCTTTCTATCATGTCATAGTGGGTCAAAAGCACTAACAATTTCTCACATGCATAGTGACTGGGCCACTCCATTTTTTCAAGAGTAAATctctgtaaatataaaacaaaacaagattttgTTATCTCTTGGAGACAAATAGCACTTTTAagtggtattatttttttcctattgaattaACATTAGTTAAAGCAGGATCAATGAGAATATTCATGGAAAGAATAAGGAGTTTCCTAAGGAGGCAACATTACACAATGATCAAGTGTGAGGGTTGTCAATTTGAACCCTAGTATGATATTTCTGAGATGCtgggtaaattacttaacctcttttaGCCTCAGGATTTCCATCATAAAATATAACCCAGCTCAGAGATTACAAAGATTAAGTGAAGTTACATGTAATGGGTTAAATATCACAGCAAATtttaatgttcaataaatgttggctgccATTATTACTACTGAGGTTGGTAGGGATAAGCAACAAGTAGTTACAATTTATTGAACCACTCTGTTTCTCTGGTCACTGTATTaggggctattataaataatatcatttaatctttttttaaaatgtttagttattaattttgagagaaagagagcatgagtgggggagaagagcagagcaagagagaatttttaagaaaaaattttcaatgtttatttatttttcagagagagacagagtatgagcaggggagtagcagagagagaaagggagacacagaatctgaagcttgctctaggctctgagctgtcagcacagagcccgatgcagggcttgaacccatggacaggaccatgagatcatgacctgagctgaagtctgacacttaaccgactgagccacccaggcaccccgagagagagagaatcttaagcaggttccgtgctcatcgtggagcctgacgtggggctcaatatcacgaccatgagatcatgacctgagccaaaatcaagagctggacacttaactgactgagccatccaggtgccccaatctcatttaatcttcacagtgaCTTCATGAAATAAgcaatattatttctattttgaggaTAACACATATCCAGGGTCACAGAGTAAGTGATACACTGTCCAAATTTAAAGTTATGTCACTGATTAAAAATCCCAATGTCCtttggtgaacacagcataatgtataaacttgtcacattcctaagttgtacacctgaaactaatgtaactttgtatatcaactatactgaaaaaaaaaaaaattccattgacCTTGTAAACTATACCACCTTTTATAACAACATATTCAATCCTCAAATTTTCTGGGTGTTGTCTGCAAAGTATGGTTCCTATGCGGCAAAGGaatgaaaactagaaataaatgctgaaaaatacATGGGCAGTCAATAGCTGTTTTAAATCTCTTAGACCAAAGTGAGTATCCCTTATCTTCCTAGTATCCCACTACATACTATAAGGTAAGTATTTTCTGATACCTGAAACAATAATAAATCAGGTCTTTGGTACCTGATAACCTTCACCAACTTATCTTTGTTCAGAAGGAATTCTTGAATAACctagcaagagaaaataaaataggaattcagatttcaaactttttaaaagaacttctgaaataaaacacacatttgAGCTATTAGTTATTACCTCATGGAAAGGGAATCCTTCACAACCGCAagcttttctgaaaataaattatatacatgttgTTAATATAATCAGGCAACTCAGCCTCTAAATTCATCTCATCCAATTTCTGCTCATTTAGTGAAAAATGTTCTTGGATAATATCCTAGTCTTCAAGCTTCTCTTTGAGTAACTATTAAATCACTATCTTCTGAGATAGCCCAATATTTGAACCAAATCAAAAAAAGGATTTTGTGAAATGTTACTAATCTAGACATGGGGGAAGATTATGTGGAAGTAATTTGAGTAGAGGTGTATAAATAGGTAAGGacagaaaaaataagttaaaaaaaaaaccttacttcTTAATGCTGTTCTCTACTGCACTTAGTTGTCTATCGTGCTCTGCACGGTGCCACTCACAAGGACAGCAATATTCATAATCATGTGGTTCACAATATCGATCAGTTTTACACAGTTTGCAGCCATTACGTACATGATCCTTAGGTGAACCTTGATGGAAACACAAAGTATGATTTTCACTGCTTTTTAGATTTACTTtctacacacatttttttttttttgcccttatccaaatttttaaaaatgaatactgCCTAGCAAAGTGCCTAGCATATAGAAAGGTTCCAATACATTTAGGTTGAACAGAATAATGAACACTACAGTGATTCTTAAGACAAAATAGATCCTGAGCTATTACACTTACATGAcactatttttgtttctataaattaCTCTTCTATCTGAAAGCGTTAACTTGTAACCAGAAGTTACACATTTACAATAATTAACAATTAAAACTTTGTGGTTTATTTGGTAGCTATATGCAAGAAAAATGGGATATAAttattagcattaaaaaagatTACTTAATAGAATAATTCATGAAATGGTTTaatgagaatattaaaagaaTGTAACAGTTAATTACCTCTGCTAGTTAATTCAGTTACCTCACagctatttttattcatttattcatttatttttaaagattttatcttttaattaaaaaaattttttttaatgtttatttttgagagagacagagtgagagtgggggaggggcaaggagctacagagggagacacagacacagaatctgaagcaggctcctggctcccagctgtcagagcagagcctgaggtgggggctcgaacccatgaatcttgagatcatgacttgagctgaagttggacacttgaccgactgagccatctagttattcacagtttatttttaagcaatctctatacccactgtggggatcaaactcacaatcctgaaatcaagactcacatgctccactgactgagccagccagatgcccccctCTACAGCTATTTTTAAACTGCTTGGAACATGAATATACTATGAATGTGGCACAGGTGTGGGGCCCTAGCTCCCTTAGAACGAAAGCATGACCACCTTTAACATTGGTTTGAGAATATAGAAGAGCACATATAATTGATAGAAACTAAAATTGTCATTTTATAAAGTATCAAAAAACTACAGAATGGAATTTTATAAAACCTTTATTTCTTCTATGATTTTGTCTCTAATTTAACAATGTTTCTGAACATACATTAAGACAAATagataaagaatttcttttaaaagatgagCTAATAAGATCTCCTAGTCTCTCCTGGGAGTGAAAGGTGTTTCTGATCCAGTATACAGTAatgacatcttttttatttatttattttttaaacaagactAATGAAGAGGAACCAAGGTATTTTCAATAACAATGAACATGTATTAGAAATTAGTGTTAAGTCACTATCTTCatgcaataaaaacaaatgctttcAGTTCGATTTTCCCCTAAGACTTAGcaggatatatttttttgtttaaatggaTTTCTACattcaaaacataattttaacatCTAAGTAATTTGGTATCATAGTTTAAAACTTCACTTACCCTGTATTTATCACTTACATCACATTATTTCAATCAATTAAcaattattgagtgcctactatgtataTGTGACACAACTCCTGACACCAAGAATTTTCAATCTACTGAAGAAGACAGGTATGTATGTAGGCATGTAAGAAGTATTATAAGATCaggatgaggtgcctgggtggttcagttggttaagcctccgacttcgactcaggtcatgatcttaaggttcgtgagcttgagccccacaatggactCTTTGCTGTAGCAGAGAGCCCCCActg
This region includes:
- the GEN1 gene encoding flap endonuclease GEN homolog 1 isoform X2 — encoded protein: MGVNDLWQILEPVKQHIHLHNLGGKTIAVDLSLWVCEAQTVKKMIGTVLKPHLRNLFFRISYLTLMDVKLVFVMEGEPPKLKADVISRRNQTRYGPSGKTWSQKTGRSHFKSVLKECLDMLECLGIPWVQAAGEAEAMCAYLNASGYVDGCLTNDGDAFLYGAQTVYRNFSMNTKDPHVDCYTMPSIKSKLGLDREALVGLAILLGCDYLPKGVPGVGKEQALKLIQILKGQSLLQRFTQWNEKPSFSDPQPVVIKKLAHCSVCSHPGSPKDHVRNGCKLCKTDRYCEPHDYEYCCPCEWHRAEHDRQLSAVENSIKKKACGCEGFPFHEVIQEFLLNKDKLVKVIRYQRPDLLLFQRFTLEKMEWPSHYACEKLLVLLTHYDMIERKLGRRNSNQLQPIRIVKTRIRNGIHCLEIEWEKPEHYAMEDKHGELVLKTIEELSLFEAAYPEIVAVYQKQNLEMKGKKQKSLKIKHKENNWPESDNKNFQSQMTLNPTCDIFSKQNSKLNLEITPHCPLSQKSISASLNSLLLPDDTPCLNTQEHLMFSPGPLPMQQITAVSKSLIPESTQPSTSSYNVSVIADLHLSTIDWEGTSFSNSPAIPRNTSSHGLKSELETAIAENFKNIPEQSSFASEWCTTDINEVLDRDLQKIDDTEEHLLSGITDLHLQDLPLKERIRIKSSYPPDNAQPNVDLKTLSLVTIKESYIANNGSDCQSHLSKDLLGNHLQNESRKSKVLKGDYLFQENYKMNTSVPYSVNNPVIIKTSRVGPSNTALDYNRKVDVQTTQKSVMKKSVCLDRHSSDEESVPVLGKAKYTTQKMKPRSQKHYPAPFKKDDANKLNNPKIRIKETEQCAQAYDTAGKEDCFPDAAKGSLGFLQHPKDKACSQEDNSL
- the GEN1 gene encoding flap endonuclease GEN homolog 1 isoform X1, which translates into the protein MGVNDLWQILEPVKQHIHLHNLGGKTIAVDLSLWVCEAQTVKKMIGTVLKPHLRNLFFRISYLTLMDVKLVFVMEGEPPKLKADVISRRNQTRYGPSGKTWSQKTGRSHFKSVLKECLDMLECLGIPWVQAAGEAEAMCAYLNASGYVDGCLTNDGDAFLYGAQTVYRNFSMNTKDPHVDCYTMPSIKSKLGLDREALVGLAILLGCDYLPKGVPGVGKEQALKLIQILKGQSLLQRFTQWNEKPSFSDPQPVVIKKLAHCSVCSHPGSPKDHVRNGCKLCKTDRYCEPHDYEYCCPCEWHRAEHDRQLSAVENSIKKKACGCEGFPFHEVIQEFLLNKDKLVKVIRYQRPDLLLFQRFTLEKMEWPSHYACEKLLVLLTHYDMIERKLGRRNSNQLQPIRIVKTRIRNGIHCLEIEWEKPEHYAMEDKHGELVLKTIEELSLFEAAYPEIVAVYQKQNLEMKGKKQKSLKIKHKENNWPESDNKNFQSQMTLNPTCDIFSKQNSKLNLEITPHCPLSQKSISASLNSLLLPDDTPCLNTQEHLMFSPGPLPMQQITAVSKSLIPESTQPSTSSYNVSVIADLHLSTIDWEGTSFSNSPAIPRNTSSHGLKSELETAIAENFKNIPEQSSFASEWCTTDINEVLDRDLQKIDDTEEHLLSGITDLHLQDLPLKERIRIKSSYPPDNAQPNVDLKTLSLVTIKESYIANNGSDCQSHLSKDLLGNHLQNESRKSKVLKGDYLFQENYKMNTSVPYSVNNPVIIKTSRVGPSNTALDYNRKVDVQTTQKSVMKKSVCLDRHSSDEESVPVLGKAKYTTQKMKPRSQKHYPAPFKKDDANKLNNPKIRIKETEQCAQAYDTAGKEDCFPDAAKGSLGFLQHPKDKGDCGTCLGSPLPLCQRLKLRFQNS